In one Barnesiella propionica genomic region, the following are encoded:
- a CDS encoding aldolase/citrate lyase family protein codes for MLKLMYITNRPEIAGIAEEAGVDRIFVDLETIGKQERQGGMDTVQSTHTLDDVSTIKKAIRSAKLLVRCNPIHPGSGQEIETIIQNGADIIMLPYFKSVNEAAAFLNYVNGRVKTCLLVETPEAVDRIEGILALDGIDEIHIGLNDLHLAYHKKFMFELLTDGTVEMLCNKFRQKGIPYGFGGIARLGKGALPAECVIKEHYRFGSTRAILSRSFCNTDIITDLEEVAQVFKQGMYDIRTLEEEILRYQNYFEDNRKFVFETVRKLSEE; via the coding sequence ATGCTGAAATTAATGTATATAACGAACCGTCCCGAAATAGCCGGAATCGCTGAGGAGGCCGGGGTTGACAGGATTTTTGTTGATTTGGAGACAATTGGAAAACAAGAGCGGCAGGGAGGAATGGATACGGTACAATCTACTCATACTCTTGATGATGTTTCTACCATAAAAAAAGCTATTCGTTCCGCTAAATTATTGGTTCGGTGCAATCCTATTCATCCGGGATCGGGTCAAGAGATAGAAACCATTATACAAAATGGAGCCGATATTATCATGTTACCATATTTTAAGAGTGTCAATGAGGCGGCAGCTTTTTTAAATTATGTAAATGGACGTGTGAAGACTTGTTTGTTGGTAGAAACACCGGAAGCAGTCGACAGGATAGAGGGTATATTGGCTTTAGATGGAATAGATGAAATACATATCGGTTTGAATGACTTGCATTTGGCTTATCATAAAAAATTTATGTTTGAATTATTGACCGACGGGACCGTAGAGATGTTGTGTAATAAATTCAGGCAGAAAGGTATCCCTTATGGTTTTGGTGGAATTGCCAGATTGGGAAAAGGGGCATTGCCGGCTGAATGTGTGATAAAAGAACATTATAGATTCGGCTCTACGCGGGCTATTTTATCCCGTAGCTTTTGTAATACCGATATTATTACCGATCTGGAAGAAGTGGCACAGGTCTTTAAACAGGGCATGTACGATATCAGAACGCTTGAAGAAGAAATTTTGCGATATCAGAATTATTTTGAGGATAACAGAAAGTTTGTTTTTGAGACAGTTCGTAAACTTTCGGAAGAATAG
- a CDS encoding LysE family translocator: protein MDLTIYTIIRGVAIGVLVSAPMGPVGILCIQRTLNKGRWSGLVTGLGAALSDLVYAILSGVGMAFVVDFISTNQNILQILGSFVLVGFGLYIYRQNPTKKLSKPQTSKNTFTQDFITSFLLTFSNPLILFLYIGLFARFNFFLPESQAVHHALGYISIILGAILWWFTITYFINKVRGHFNLRSIWLINKSIGIIIIIMSIVGFIWGIKDYFLHIN from the coding sequence ATGGATCTCACAATATATACTATTATTCGCGGCGTAGCAATAGGCGTATTGGTCTCTGCACCAATGGGTCCGGTAGGTATATTATGCATACAGAGAACCTTGAACAAAGGCAGATGGTCGGGCCTTGTTACCGGCTTGGGTGCTGCTCTCTCCGACCTCGTTTACGCGATTCTTTCGGGGGTAGGAATGGCATTTGTCGTAGACTTTATATCTACAAATCAGAATATTTTGCAAATTTTAGGAAGTTTTGTGTTAGTAGGGTTCGGTCTTTATATCTACCGGCAAAACCCGACCAAGAAACTCTCTAAACCTCAAACTTCTAAAAATACATTCACACAGGATTTCATTACTTCATTCCTGCTTACTTTCTCTAATCCTCTTATATTATTCCTGTATATAGGTCTTTTTGCCCGGTTTAACTTTTTCCTGCCGGAATCACAGGCTGTACATCATGCCCTGGGTTATATATCTATCATATTGGGGGCTATTCTATGGTGGTTTACAATTACGTACTTTATCAATAAAGTAAGAGGACATTTCAACTTGCGTAGTATATGGCTTATCAATAAAAGTATAGGAATTATCATTATAATTATGTCTATCGTCGGTTTTATCTGGGGTATAAAAGATTACTTTTTACATATCAACTGA
- a CDS encoding carbohydrate-binding family 9-like protein, whose translation MKKKLSVPYIPHLDTMPMESISDELEEQSTRQSIECINWPDKFAYRPITVFNIARGDKYLYIDYFVRGNYLRAVNYKDNDPVWQDSCVEFFVQVPGEKEYYNFEFNCIGTALGGKRENRNAAVHLSPECLKSIKRYASAGNKPFQEMEGLFAWNLLVAIPFELIGLDGNNLPEKLYANFYKCADGTSLPHYLSWSPIETEKPDFHRPDFFGEIYF comes from the coding sequence ATGAAAAAGAAATTATCCGTCCCCTATATTCCTCATCTCGATACGATGCCTATGGAAAGTATAAGCGACGAGCTGGAGGAACAAAGTACGCGCCAGAGTATAGAATGCATAAATTGGCCTGATAAATTTGCATACCGGCCCATTACCGTATTCAACATAGCCCGCGGAGACAAATATTTGTACATCGACTATTTTGTGCGGGGTAATTATTTGAGAGCTGTAAACTATAAAGATAATGACCCGGTATGGCAGGATAGTTGTGTGGAGTTTTTCGTACAAGTACCGGGAGAAAAAGAATATTATAATTTCGAATTCAACTGTATAGGCACAGCTTTGGGAGGAAAACGGGAAAACAGAAATGCAGCAGTACATCTGTCACCGGAATGTCTCAAAAGTATAAAAAGATACGCTTCTGCCGGAAATAAACCCTTTCAGGAAATGGAAGGATTATTTGCCTGGAATTTGCTGGTTGCGATTCCTTTCGAACTGATAGGACTCGACGGCAATAATCTCCCGGAGAAACTATATGCCAATTTCTATAAATGCGCCGACGGAACCAGCCTGCCTCACTATTTGAGCTGGTCGCCTATAGAAACAGAAAAACCTGATTTTCACCGTCCGGACTTTTTCGGTGAAATATATTTCTGA
- a CDS encoding NAD(P)-dependent oxidoreductase has translation MNLLLTGAYSFTPGQIESFQALGYKTLFVQDERVPLEIDTSTIDCVVCNNLFLYNKIEDFKSLKFIQLTSAGLDRVPLDYIKSHEIDLHNARGVYSIPMAEWALLKILEIYKDSLHFMQAQNNRKWLKERNIMELSGRTASVVGMGSVGKEVARRLKAFGVKILGIDIFEIKEDYVDRFFHINDIDKALSLSDIIVLTLPLTGQTRYLINKERLNSMRQDAVIINISRGAVIQETALIDALNTGKFRGVALDVFEQEPLESNSPLWSMKNVFISPHNSFISDKNNERLFRLMYDNLKNYIS, from the coding sequence ATGAATCTTTTATTAACAGGAGCGTATTCTTTCACTCCCGGCCAGATTGAGAGTTTTCAGGCTTTGGGTTATAAGACTTTATTTGTTCAGGATGAAAGAGTTCCTTTGGAGATCGATACATCCACTATAGATTGTGTTGTTTGTAATAATCTCTTTTTATATAATAAAATTGAAGATTTTAAATCTCTCAAATTTATACAACTGACAAGTGCCGGTTTGGACAGGGTACCTCTTGATTATATAAAATCTCATGAAATTGATTTGCACAACGCCCGTGGTGTTTATAGCATACCCATGGCAGAGTGGGCTTTGTTGAAAATACTGGAAATATATAAAGATTCTCTTCATTTTATGCAGGCACAAAATAACCGGAAGTGGCTTAAAGAACGAAATATCATGGAGCTGTCCGGTCGTACGGCATCGGTAGTTGGAATGGGGAGTGTAGGTAAAGAAGTTGCCCGCCGGTTAAAGGCGTTTGGAGTTAAAATTCTGGGTATAGATATTTTTGAAATAAAGGAAGATTACGTGGATCGTTTTTTCCATATTAATGATATTGATAAAGCATTATCTCTTAGCGATATTATAGTACTTACTTTGCCTCTTACCGGACAAACCAGATATTTGATCAATAAAGAACGATTAAATAGTATGAGACAAGATGCGGTGATTATTAATATTTCACGAGGTGCTGTTATACAGGAGACAGCTTTGATTGATGCTTTAAATACAGGTAAATTCAGGGGTGTTGCTTTAGATGTTTTTGAACAGGAGCCCTTAGAAAGTAATAGCCCGTTATGGAGCATGAAGAATGTATTTATTTCTCCTCACAATTCTTTTATCTCCGACAAAAATAATGAGCGGCTTTTCCGGTTGATGTACGATAATCTTAAAAATTACATTTCTTAA
- a CDS encoding glycosyltransferase family 4 protein, giving the protein MRILIVSNSPWRNDNSFGNSFSNIFQGMGDIEIANIYLKYGVPDNDIVSVYYQITEKSLLNNLRNKKNKSGRVVRVFQKERNDKTGEKQFNKIKRYKNIWLFWFRAIIWKIGRWKSKEFIDFIDDFNPDLLFIPVYYSHYIHDINFFIKDRLKIPAVGYVSDDVYLRPCYGRILQYIDRSMIRPVMKKVFNACDIVYTISETQRSEYANLFGDKFKILTKFSDFDEEKKMPVNKHEFPVKMLYTGNIGTGRYQSILLIVNAIKEINKDKKKFVFDIYTTTVLTPKQISKISVENVVRVHDPVSYSQIIQLQQQSDLLVHVEGLSSKENSLVRQSFSTKIVDYLEKNRAIFVIGRDDSASIKYFIDNDSAFVAQSYKGILDNLNRILNDLSLLKSYAQKAWECGKRNHQKSVKQAELKEDLFNVVKFRSIPSFKDKA; this is encoded by the coding sequence ATGAGAATTTTAATAGTATCAAATTCTCCTTGGAGAAATGATAATAGTTTCGGAAACTCCTTTTCCAATATTTTTCAGGGGATGGGTGATATAGAAATTGCAAATATATATCTAAAATATGGAGTTCCTGATAATGATATCGTTTCTGTATATTATCAGATAACAGAGAAATCTTTACTTAATAATTTAAGAAACAAAAAAAATAAATCAGGCAGGGTGGTCAGGGTTTTTCAAAAAGAAAGGAATGACAAGACGGGAGAAAAACAATTTAACAAAATTAAAAGATATAAGAATATTTGGTTGTTTTGGTTCCGGGCCATAATCTGGAAAATAGGTAGATGGAAATCTAAAGAGTTTATTGATTTTATTGATGACTTTAATCCTGATTTACTTTTTATTCCTGTTTATTATTCGCATTATATTCACGATATAAATTTTTTCATAAAAGATAGATTAAAAATTCCTGCTGTAGGATATGTTTCGGACGATGTATATTTACGGCCGTGTTATGGTCGCATTCTCCAATATATAGATAGATCAATGATAAGACCTGTCATGAAAAAAGTATTTAATGCATGTGATATTGTTTATACTATTTCAGAGACCCAGAGAAGCGAATATGCTAATTTATTTGGTGATAAATTTAAGATATTGACCAAATTTTCCGATTTTGACGAAGAGAAAAAGATGCCGGTAAATAAACATGAATTTCCTGTAAAAATGTTATATACCGGAAATATAGGAACGGGCAGATATCAGTCTATCTTATTAATTGTAAATGCAATTAAGGAGATAAATAAAGATAAGAAGAAATTTGTTTTCGATATTTATACTACAACGGTATTAACACCCAAACAGATAAGTAAAATTAGTGTTGAAAATGTTGTACGTGTACACGATCCCGTTTCTTATTCTCAAATTATACAATTACAACAACAATCTGATTTGTTAGTACATGTCGAAGGCCTTTCTTCAAAAGAAAATTCATTGGTTAGGCAATCGTTTTCTACTAAAATAGTAGATTATTTAGAAAAAAATCGTGCCATATTTGTTATTGGGAGGGACGATTCTGCTTCAATAAAATATTTTATAGACAATGACTCTGCATTCGTAGCACAAAGTTATAAGGGTATTTTAGATAACTTAAATAGAATATTAAACGATTTATCTTTATTAAAATCATATGCGCAAAAGGCATGGGAATGCGGGAAAAGAAATCATCAAAAATCAGTTAAACAAGCCGAATTGAAAGAGGATCTGTTTAATGTTGTGAAATTCAGGAGTATCCCCTCTTTTAAAGATAAAGCATAA
- a CDS encoding WbuC family cupin fold metalloprotein has product MKLLTDELLDRVILEARENPRLRKNYNFHDDHADPVNRMLNALEPGTYLPPHRHQDPDKTEIYLVLRGRLEALLFDDQGEVTRRIQLGPGTPVHAIEIPPRTWHTILVQEPGTVIYEIKEGPYVPLSPVHLAPWAPSAEDKEEVLRYMQALKEK; this is encoded by the coding sequence ATAAAACTCCTGACCGACGAACTTTTAGACCGGGTCATTCTCGAAGCCCGTGAAAATCCCCGTTTACGTAAAAACTATAACTTCCACGACGACCATGCCGATCCCGTCAACCGCATGCTCAACGCCCTGGAGCCGGGAACCTATCTACCTCCCCATCGCCATCAAGACCCGGACAAGACTGAGATCTACCTCGTCCTCCGGGGCCGTCTCGAAGCCCTTCTGTTTGACGATCAGGGAGAGGTAACCCGACGTATACAGCTGGGCCCCGGTACCCCTGTCCACGCCATAGAAATCCCTCCCCGTACCTGGCACACGATACTGGTTCAAGAGCCGGGAACCGTGATCTATGAAATCAAGGAAGGTCCATACGTGCCGTTATCACCGGTTCATCTGGCGCCTTGGGCCCCTTCTGCGGAAGACAAAGAAGAAGTGCTTCGATACATGCAGGCATTGAAAGAAAAATGA
- a CDS encoding sugar transferase, protein MYKYIKRIIDILISIIGLVCLSPVLLFTAIMIKLESRGPVIFKQERLGRYGKPFKIYKFRSMVVGAEKKGSGVYSFKGDNRITKVGKFIRATSIDELPQFVNILKGDMAVIGPRPALTYHPWPWEQYTEEQRRMFEVRPGVTGWAQVNGRKDVEWNRRIELNVEYVDKMSFAFDMKIFFMTVFKVFTMQDNNNVSKTA, encoded by the coding sequence ATGTATAAGTATATTAAAAGAATAATTGATATTTTAATATCAATTATAGGGTTGGTATGCCTTTCTCCGGTTTTATTGTTTACTGCGATAATGATAAAATTAGAAAGTCGTGGGCCGGTAATATTTAAACAAGAACGTTTGGGACGATACGGTAAACCGTTTAAGATTTATAAATTCCGTTCCATGGTTGTGGGTGCTGAAAAAAAAGGATCAGGAGTTTACTCCTTTAAAGGAGATAACCGGATTACGAAGGTGGGTAAATTCATCAGGGCTACCAGCATTGACGAACTGCCACAGTTTGTAAACATATTAAAAGGGGATATGGCGGTTATCGGGCCTCGTCCTGCCTTGACTTATCATCCGTGGCCTTGGGAACAATATACCGAAGAGCAGCGGCGTATGTTCGAAGTGCGCCCCGGAGTAACCGGTTGGGCACAAGTGAATGGCCGTAAAGATGTAGAGTGGAACCGGCGTATAGAATTGAATGTCGAGTATGTAGATAAAATGTCATTTGCATTTGATATGAAGATTTTTTTCATGACTGTATTCAAAGTATTTACTATGCAGGATAATAATAACGTATCAAAAACTGCTTGA
- a CDS encoding glycosyltransferase family 4 protein, with the protein MSKKFILVSPKNRTVYNFRGDLIAEIKRKGYEVIVTGPNTDNLEQIKTLGVRFYEIPMNKTGINIFSDIKYLLALRKLFKEERPDAMLGYTVKPVIYGAIAAKMARVANINSMITGVGYLFVSKTMKARILRALARILYIIGLKCADHVIFQNRDDLDEFISNGLVKRSKCHVVNGSGVNMAKYTVTSFPDRMTFFMLSRALISKGVREYFKAAKIVKDRYRENVRFMFLGAIENMPDSISKEELEPYIEDGIIDYFGESKNVSEYFDQCSVFVLPSYREGTPRTVLEAMSKGRPIITTDAPGCRSTVLEGQNGYLVPVGNIEKLVEKMECFIEHPEFVEKMGRASYELCKDRFEVDKVNAAMIRIMNL; encoded by the coding sequence ATGAGTAAAAAGTTTATTTTGGTGTCTCCTAAAAACAGGACTGTTTATAACTTCAGAGGGGATCTTATTGCAGAAATAAAACGTAAAGGTTACGAGGTGATTGTAACGGGTCCTAATACTGATAATTTGGAACAAATAAAAACATTGGGTGTACGGTTTTATGAAATACCTATGAACAAAACCGGTATCAATATTTTCTCCGATATAAAATATTTGTTGGCATTAAGGAAACTATTTAAAGAGGAACGTCCGGACGCAATGCTCGGCTATACGGTCAAACCGGTTATTTATGGAGCCATTGCCGCTAAAATGGCGAGAGTGGCGAATATTAATTCTATGATAACCGGAGTAGGATATTTATTTGTTTCCAAAACAATGAAAGCACGTATTCTACGCGCTTTAGCCCGGATACTGTATATTATAGGATTAAAATGCGCCGACCATGTTATTTTTCAGAATAGGGACGATTTGGACGAATTTATTTCAAACGGATTGGTAAAACGTTCCAAGTGCCATGTCGTTAATGGTTCCGGTGTAAATATGGCTAAATATACAGTGACCTCTTTCCCGGACCGGATGACATTTTTTATGCTTTCCCGGGCGTTAATCAGTAAAGGAGTGAGGGAATATTTTAAAGCGGCTAAAATCGTAAAGGACCGGTATCGTGAGAATGTCCGTTTTATGTTTTTGGGTGCTATAGAGAATATGCCCGACTCGATATCAAAAGAAGAATTGGAACCTTATATAGAAGACGGTATTATCGATTATTTTGGTGAAAGCAAGAATGTTTCCGAATATTTCGATCAATGTTCTGTATTTGTCCTGCCATCTTATCGGGAAGGTACGCCCCGAACTGTATTAGAAGCTATGTCAAAGGGGCGTCCTATTATAACAACAGATGCTCCCGGATGCAGGAGTACGGTTTTAGAAGGACAGAATGGTTATCTTGTTCCGGTCGGAAATATAGAAAAGCTGGTAGAAAAAATGGAGTGTTTTATAGAACATCCTGAATTTGTAGAAAAAATGGGACGAGCTAGTTATGAATTGTGTAAAGATAGATTTGAGGTCGATAAAGTTAATGCAGCGATGATTCGTATAATGAATCTTTGA
- a CDS encoding glycosyltransferase family 2 protein produces the protein MEPKVSIVIPVYKTESYLVGSVNSVIRQTYNNKEIILVDDGSPDDCPGICDEFAKENENIQVIHKKNGGLSSARNAGMQKATGKYILFLDSDDQLVQDAISIMVGKAEREGLDAVYPNSYYKVYENNTEKKYALHFKKDAFSNDPKVFALDVVIGKGRARRSTAVLYDLDIMKNNAIEFPYGLISEDVFFNLDFLLKSNKIGMIEEPTLLCLKRNGSISTSFYKNFFDTIILMDNKVESFIKNIDSSKYNNVIKGKRESLLFRNVLIYVIQVMVDENIKYAERKALSVKYMDNCRVRDAFKNKIEFPYFEGTIQKIFMIVSILLMKYRCYTLLCFLANIAGKNNKL, from the coding sequence ATGGAACCGAAAGTCAGTATAGTTATACCTGTATATAAAACCGAGTCCTATTTAGTTGGTTCGGTTAATTCAGTAATAAGACAAACGTATAATAATAAAGAAATAATATTGGTGGATGATGGATCACCTGATGATTGTCCGGGTATTTGTGATGAATTTGCGAAAGAAAATGAGAATATTCAAGTAATTCATAAAAAAAATGGAGGGTTATCAAGTGCCAGAAATGCGGGAATGCAAAAAGCGACCGGGAAATATATTTTATTTCTGGATTCCGACGATCAATTAGTACAAGACGCCATTTCGATAATGGTGGGAAAAGCAGAGAGAGAAGGCTTAGATGCTGTTTATCCGAATTCTTATTATAAGGTATATGAGAATAATACTGAAAAAAAATATGCTTTACATTTTAAAAAAGATGCATTTTCCAATGACCCTAAAGTCTTTGCACTCGATGTAGTTATAGGAAAGGGGCGTGCAAGGAGATCTACAGCTGTCTTATATGATCTTGATATAATGAAAAATAATGCGATTGAATTTCCTTATGGATTAATTTCGGAGGATGTATTCTTTAATCTGGATTTTTTACTTAAATCCAATAAAATAGGGATGATAGAAGAACCTACTCTATTATGTTTGAAAAGGAATGGAAGCATATCAACTTCATTTTATAAGAATTTTTTCGATACTATTATTTTAATGGATAATAAAGTAGAATCATTTATCAAGAATATAGATTCTTCAAAGTATAATAATGTTATTAAAGGAAAAAGAGAATCGTTGTTATTTAGAAATGTGTTAATTTATGTTATCCAGGTTATGGTGGATGAAAATATTAAATATGCAGAAAGAAAAGCTTTGTCTGTAAAATATATGGATAACTGCAGAGTAAGAGATGCATTTAAAAATAAGATAGAATTCCCTTATTTTGAAGGTACTATACAAAAAATATTTATGATTGTTTCCATCTTGCTAATGAAATATAGGTGTTATACACTGCTTTGTTTTTTAGCAAATATAGCAGGTAAAAATAATAAGTTATAA
- a CDS encoding UpxY family transcription antiterminator: MKNDTPHWHAIYTASRSEKKVRDRLNEQGIENFLPIQTVVRQWKYRKQKVDVPVISGMLFVRVTRQEQIRVLETRGVVCYLRLRCESQPAVIPDKQIEDFRFLIDYSDSAVEMINDTLEIGDKIRVIKGSLSGMEGELIRYGGESKVVVRLSVLGYAAVTIPGSFVETIDSL, encoded by the coding sequence ATGAAGAACGATACTCCACATTGGCACGCAATATATACCGCATCCCGTAGTGAAAAGAAAGTACGGGACAGATTGAATGAACAGGGTATCGAGAATTTTTTACCTATACAGACCGTCGTACGTCAATGGAAATACCGGAAACAGAAAGTTGACGTGCCTGTTATTTCCGGGATGCTTTTCGTTCGTGTGACCCGGCAGGAGCAAATACGTGTATTAGAGACGAGGGGAGTTGTCTGTTATCTTCGTTTGCGTTGCGAATCCCAGCCTGCGGTAATTCCGGATAAGCAAATAGAAGATTTTCGTTTCCTTATCGATTATTCCGACAGTGCGGTGGAAATGATTAATGATACGTTGGAAATAGGCGATAAGATACGGGTTATAAAAGGATCTTTATCTGGAATGGAAGGTGAACTTATCCGGTACGGAGGAGAAAGCAAAGTTGTTGTCAGGCTGTCGGTCCTGGGATATGCTGCGGTTACGATACCGGGAAGTTTTGTAGAAACAATAGACAGTCTATAA